In Luteitalea sp. TBR-22, one genomic interval encodes:
- a CDS encoding B12-binding domain-containing radical SAM protein encodes MHVLLLSMPDAFEHTPTIGMCMPNGALASLAGNIDAHHTVAIADLVLVPDDVAGTVERLVRERRPDVVGLSAMTFQRRTALRLVRRLRAWCPQAVIVAGGYDPSLATEAWMGADGVDVVVRGEGEVTFRELLRALERAGGRAPGTGGGEDLGRHRADDGGHRSPGSGHPDADLGRVAGITWRASDGAVVRNADRPPSEHLDGMLALPRRDARVLGGYTFLGDPVDVVETSRGCTFDCSFCSIIEMRGRNFHTRGLDRVVEDLRDARARGARVIFLVDDNLTLDVRRFEALCEAIIDAGLHDLRYIVQGMTSAFAAHGDRLAPLMKRAGFEYVFLGIENVLDDDLAFLKASAKNAQREAGRRVGNATQAAIDVLHGHGLFVVGGLIVGNPDDTTAAIEANLAFARRHVDWPYIQHPTPYPRTPMNETFRQRDLIVNERLEEYDGTTAVVRSAHLHAEDIEFLRWRAERWMKVRHMPAVLRRRPGFVLRNAPRLLAHTFRGTTWRSLVGLESSRDTFRRYKAIRQREREYVTE; translated from the coding sequence ATGCACGTGCTGCTCCTCTCGATGCCCGACGCCTTCGAGCACACGCCGACGATCGGCATGTGCATGCCCAATGGGGCGCTCGCGTCGCTGGCCGGCAACATCGACGCGCACCACACCGTCGCCATTGCCGATCTCGTGCTCGTGCCCGACGACGTGGCCGGCACCGTGGAGCGACTCGTGCGCGAGCGACGCCCCGACGTCGTCGGCCTCTCGGCGATGACCTTCCAGCGTCGCACCGCGTTGCGGCTCGTGCGACGGCTCCGCGCATGGTGCCCGCAGGCCGTCATCGTCGCAGGGGGCTACGACCCCAGTCTGGCCACCGAGGCATGGATGGGCGCCGACGGCGTCGACGTGGTGGTGCGCGGCGAGGGCGAGGTGACGTTTCGCGAGTTGTTGCGGGCACTGGAACGGGCCGGGGGCCGGGCACCTGGCACCGGCGGCGGAGAGGATCTCGGCAGGCACCGGGCCGATGACGGCGGGCACCGGTCACCGGGCAGCGGTCACCCTGATGCCGACCTCGGCCGGGTCGCCGGCATCACCTGGCGCGCGAGCGATGGCGCCGTCGTGCGCAACGCCGATCGGCCGCCGTCCGAGCATCTGGACGGCATGCTGGCGCTGCCCCGGCGTGACGCGCGGGTGCTGGGCGGCTACACCTTCCTCGGCGACCCCGTGGACGTCGTCGAGACCTCGCGCGGCTGCACGTTCGACTGCAGCTTCTGCTCGATCATCGAGATGCGTGGGCGCAACTTCCACACGCGCGGGCTCGATCGCGTGGTCGAGGACCTGCGCGATGCGCGGGCGCGCGGCGCCCGGGTGATCTTCCTGGTGGACGACAACCTGACGCTCGACGTCCGCCGCTTCGAGGCGCTGTGCGAGGCGATCATCGACGCCGGCCTGCACGATCTCCGCTACATCGTGCAGGGCATGACGTCGGCCTTCGCGGCACATGGCGACCGCCTCGCCCCCCTGATGAAGCGGGCCGGCTTCGAGTACGTGTTCCTCGGCATCGAGAACGTGCTCGACGACGACCTCGCCTTCCTCAAGGCGTCGGCCAAGAACGCGCAGCGGGAGGCCGGCCGCCGCGTCGGCAACGCCACGCAGGCGGCCATCGACGTCCTGCACGGGCACGGCCTCTTCGTCGTCGGCGGGCTGATCGTCGGCAACCCCGACGACACGACGGCGGCCATCGAGGCCAACCTCGCGTTCGCGCGCCGCCACGTCGACTGGCCCTACATCCAGCACCCGACGCCGTACCCGCGCACGCCGATGAACGAGACGTTCCGGCAACGCGACCTGATCGTCAACGAGCGGCTCGAGGAGTACGACGGCACGACCGCCGTGGTGCGCAGCGCGCACCTGCATGCCGAGGACATCGAGTTCCTGCGCTGGCGGGCCGAGCGGTGGATGAAGGTGCGGCACATGCCGGCCGTGCTGCGGCGTCGTCCCGGGTTCGTGCTGCGCAACGCGCCGCGGTTGCTCGCGCACACGTTCCGCGGCACCACGTGGCGGTCGCTGGTCGGCCTGGAGTCGTCACGCGACACGTTCCGGCGTTACAAGGCGATCCGCCAGCGCGAGCGGGAGTACGTGACGGAGTGA